In Herbaspirillum seropedicae, a single window of DNA contains:
- a CDS encoding response regulator — MSTDQHFLVVDDFSTMRRIIIGLLKELEYLKVTDADDGTSAWKILESGALPISFVITDWNMPGMDGLGLLKKIRETPRLKRLPVLMVSAEAKKENIVLAAETGADGYIVKPFNAATLDDKISKILQRRSSMGLQ; from the coding sequence GTGAGCACGGACCAACACTTTCTGGTGGTTGATGATTTTTCGACGATGCGGCGCATCATCATCGGGCTGCTCAAGGAGCTGGAGTACCTGAAGGTCACCGATGCCGACGATGGCACATCGGCATGGAAGATTCTGGAGTCCGGCGCGCTTCCCATCAGTTTCGTGATCACTGACTGGAACATGCCGGGCATGGACGGGCTGGGCCTGCTGAAGAAGATCCGCGAGACACCGCGACTCAAGCGACTGCCGGTACTCATGGTCAGCGCCGAGGCAAAGAAGGAGAACATCGTGCTGGCGGCAGAAACCGGGGCAGATGGCTACATCGTCAAGCCCTTCAATGCCGCAACGCTGGACGACAAGATCAGCAAGATCCTGCAGCGTCGCAGCAGCATGGGGCTGCAATAA
- a CDS encoding methyl-accepting chemotaxis protein has product MALVKKNIPSLSAASFHDNDANRKGGVSVREAEAQRKRARTLAKQQQAAERIAAATGELSSGINEAASAAEQLRRAANQISAGAEEASGAAQESTSAFHLVTESIGIQLQSAEVSESKVNACQLVITSTSSDVANLIANVTVAGQRQQGSVAMVSELEAQASNIGDIVKAVARIADQTNLLALNAAIEAARAGKHGKGFAVVADEVRTLAETSERSAKQIQDLVGQIQQDVKSIAEGINNSARVLGAEVENGKVITAQLERIGVDFREIARGVVEISAGAKQSDTAAQQAMKGSQDIAAAALQQAAAAEETAKTVSEQSQALAEAEQAAQALAEVAEELKNSTDVAKSAEVVASSAEQLSSAVEEINRASAQIMGALEEISKGAQVAAAASEESSTAIGQIEKGVEVAQQRATVSGEKVKGIQSLLITNKEAVGSLIDGIATSVKATQDSIKQVRDLDQVSRRIDKIVEAITTVSIQTNMLAVNGSVEAARAGEFGKGFVVVSTDIRNLARDSAENADRIKDLVKAVQDQIALVSADLEDIVKAALSEAEKAKTTTANLAQIEADVAEVERGAAAILAASGEISTAIGQAKKGVDQIASAAQEAEKAAGEAAGAAEQQSKGARELAAAIEEISSLADELQSVA; this is encoded by the coding sequence GTGGCCCTGGTCAAAAAAAACATTCCGAGTCTGTCGGCAGCCTCCTTCCACGATAACGACGCCAATCGCAAAGGCGGCGTTTCGGTGCGCGAGGCGGAGGCGCAGCGCAAGCGTGCACGCACGTTGGCCAAGCAGCAGCAGGCGGCCGAGCGTATCGCTGCCGCCACGGGTGAGTTGTCCTCGGGCATCAATGAGGCTGCCTCAGCGGCAGAACAGCTGCGGCGGGCGGCCAACCAGATTTCGGCAGGGGCGGAGGAAGCTTCCGGGGCGGCGCAAGAATCCACCAGTGCATTCCACCTGGTCACCGAATCGATCGGGATTCAGTTGCAGAGCGCTGAGGTGAGCGAGTCCAAGGTCAATGCCTGTCAGTTGGTCATCACCAGCACCTCCAGCGACGTCGCCAATCTCATCGCCAATGTGACCGTGGCCGGCCAGCGCCAGCAAGGTTCGGTGGCCATGGTGAGCGAACTGGAGGCGCAGGCCTCCAACATCGGCGATATCGTCAAGGCGGTCGCCCGCATTGCCGACCAGACCAATCTGCTGGCGCTCAATGCAGCCATCGAAGCAGCGCGCGCCGGCAAGCACGGCAAGGGCTTTGCGGTGGTGGCCGATGAAGTGCGGACCCTGGCGGAAACCTCCGAACGCAGCGCCAAGCAGATCCAGGACCTGGTCGGCCAGATTCAGCAAGACGTCAAGTCCATTGCCGAGGGCATCAACAATTCCGCCCGGGTCCTGGGCGCCGAAGTGGAAAACGGCAAGGTCATCACGGCGCAGCTGGAACGCATCGGCGTGGACTTCCGCGAAATCGCCCGTGGAGTGGTGGAGATCAGTGCGGGCGCGAAGCAATCCGACACGGCGGCGCAACAGGCGATGAAGGGCTCGCAGGATATTGCGGCGGCTGCATTGCAGCAGGCGGCAGCGGCGGAAGAAACGGCCAAGACCGTCAGCGAGCAGTCGCAAGCCCTGGCTGAGGCTGAACAGGCCGCACAGGCGCTGGCGGAGGTGGCCGAAGAGCTGAAGAACTCCACCGATGTGGCCAAGAGTGCCGAGGTGGTGGCTTCCAGCGCTGAACAGCTGTCGTCGGCGGTGGAAGAGATCAACCGCGCCAGCGCGCAGATCATGGGCGCGCTGGAGGAAATCAGCAAGGGCGCGCAGGTGGCCGCAGCCGCCAGCGAGGAATCGTCCACGGCCATCGGCCAGATCGAAAAGGGCGTGGAAGTCGCGCAGCAGCGGGCCACCGTGAGCGGGGAAAAAGTCAAAGGCATCCAGTCCTTGCTCATTACCAACAAGGAAGCGGTGGGCAGTCTCATCGACGGCATCGCCACCTCGGTGAAGGCCACGCAGGACAGCATCAAGCAGGTCCGCGACCTGGACCAGGTCTCGCGCCGCATCGACAAGATCGTCGAAGCGATCACCACAGTCTCGATCCAGACCAACATGCTGGCCGTCAATGGTTCGGTCGAAGCCGCCCGGGCCGGTGAATTCGGCAAGGGCTTCGTGGTGGTCTCGACCGATATCCGCAACCTGGCGCGCGACTCCGCAGAGAATGCCGATCGCATCAAGGATCTGGTCAAGGCCGTGCAGGACCAGATCGCCCTGGTCAGCGCGGACCTGGAAGACATCGTCAAGGCCGCCCTCAGCGAGGCAGAGAAGGCCAAGACCACGACGGCCAATCTGGCGCAGATCGAGGCAGACGTCGCTGAGGTCGAACGCGGGGCGGCAGCGATCCTGGCCGCCTCGGGGGAAATCTCCACTGCCATCGGGCAGGCCAAGAAAGGTGTGGACCAGATTGCCAGCGCCGCGCAGGAAGCGGAAAAGGCTGCCGGCGAAGCGGCTGGCGCGGCCGAGCAGCAATCCAAGGGCGCGCGCGAACTCGCTGCCGCCATCGAAGAAATCTCCTCGCTGGCCGATGAACTGCAAAGCGTAGCCTAA
- a CDS encoding chemotaxis protein CheW — translation MTTDIVTLTETSDPDRPSSQERIATRQFVTFVAGDEVFAVEMAPVQEIIRSPDVVRVPLAPPTLDGLANLRGKILPIVSLRRIFGFPERDKDDATRAVVINVGQPLGFVVDRVASVLDVEADKIEAPEGLQSTIDTELLAGLLKNVGGYPVIMVLDFEKLVSREFSQIAASARNDVRLHAGLEVHNDGAEATRNDELQLVSFRLSGQEYAIDIADVQEIVQVPSGIVRLPHSAEHVIGVMALRSRLLMLVDLRRMFGLPAQELDDKCRIVVLAHGASSIGLAVDSVSEVLRVPKGLVDPLPVALAKSDDAPEIACVCRLDEGRRLVSVITSKNLLDHSALKDAFNIMSEDHSDHAQPGEEIDTAIDDDEQMVIFRLDKEEFGVPIHSVQEIVRVPDELVHVPGAPAFVEGVINLRGSVLPVIDLRARLGLPAIERSDGQRIMVFVIADVRTGFIVDQVAEVLRIAKDAIEPAPRFSTQQSALLARMANMEKQGRMVQLLEPAQLINADEMTGLASL, via the coding sequence ATGACAACTGATATCGTCACCCTCACCGAAACGTCGGATCCTGACCGACCGTCATCCCAGGAGCGCATTGCCACGCGCCAGTTCGTGACCTTCGTCGCTGGCGATGAAGTGTTTGCCGTGGAGATGGCGCCGGTGCAGGAAATCATCCGCTCTCCCGATGTCGTCCGGGTGCCATTGGCGCCGCCGACCCTGGATGGGCTGGCGAACCTGCGCGGCAAGATCCTTCCCATCGTATCGCTGCGTCGCATCTTCGGCTTTCCCGAGCGCGACAAGGACGACGCCACCCGGGCCGTGGTCATCAACGTAGGCCAGCCACTGGGATTCGTGGTGGACCGGGTGGCCAGCGTGCTCGATGTCGAGGCCGACAAGATCGAGGCGCCGGAGGGATTGCAGAGCACCATCGATACCGAACTGCTGGCTGGCTTGCTCAAGAATGTGGGCGGCTATCCGGTGATCATGGTGCTGGATTTCGAGAAGCTGGTGAGCCGCGAATTTTCCCAGATCGCGGCCTCGGCCAGGAACGATGTGCGCCTGCATGCTGGCCTTGAGGTACACAACGACGGCGCCGAGGCCACCCGCAACGACGAACTCCAGCTGGTCAGTTTCAGGCTGTCCGGCCAGGAGTATGCGATCGATATCGCCGACGTCCAGGAAATCGTGCAGGTCCCCTCGGGCATTGTCCGCCTGCCCCATTCTGCCGAGCATGTCATCGGGGTGATGGCGCTGCGCAGCCGGCTGCTGATGCTGGTGGATCTGCGCCGCATGTTCGGCCTGCCTGCGCAAGAACTCGACGACAAATGCCGCATCGTCGTCCTGGCGCATGGCGCCAGTTCCATCGGACTGGCAGTGGACAGCGTGAGCGAAGTGCTGAGGGTGCCCAAAGGGCTGGTCGATCCGCTGCCCGTGGCGCTGGCCAAGAGCGACGACGCCCCGGAGATTGCCTGCGTATGCCGGCTCGACGAGGGACGGCGCCTGGTCTCGGTCATCACCAGCAAGAACCTCCTCGATCACTCGGCCCTGAAAGATGCATTCAATATCATGAGCGAAGACCATTCCGACCACGCCCAGCCAGGCGAGGAAATCGACACGGCCATCGATGATGATGAGCAGATGGTGATCTTCCGGCTGGACAAGGAAGAGTTCGGCGTCCCCATTCATAGCGTGCAGGAGATCGTGCGGGTGCCGGACGAGCTGGTGCATGTCCCGGGCGCGCCGGCCTTTGTGGAGGGCGTCATCAATCTGCGCGGCAGCGTGCTGCCGGTCATCGATCTGCGCGCGCGGCTGGGGTTGCCGGCCATCGAACGCAGCGATGGCCAGCGCATCATGGTCTTCGTCATTGCCGATGTGCGCACCGGTTTCATCGTGGACCAGGTCGCCGAAGTGCTGCGCATCGCCAAGGACGCCATCGAGCCCGCGCCCAGGTTCTCCACGCAGCAGTCTGCGCTCTTGGCGCGCATGGCCAATATGGAAAAGCAGGGACGCATGGTGCAGCTGCTGGAACCCGCGCAATTGATCAATGCCGACGAAATGACGGGTCTCGCATCGCTTTAG
- the cheB gene encoding chemotaxis-specific protein-glutamate methyltransferase CheB, which yields MIKLLIIDDSALMRRQLMQVFEQAGGFDICLGRNGREAVELNRSFAPDVVTLDINMPEMDGLSALSLMMLDRPVPVVMVSSLTEQGALATFEAMNLGAVDYVAKPSGTISLSLHEIEQDLLAKVRVAAKARIRSRAPAPELARAREPLAAPVAEAARRGRPASDGLVLIGVSTGGPSTLEEILPALPASFPWPILVAQHMPAAFTRSFAERMDKLCALNVLEVAAPTVVQGGHVYIARGGADMLVAKRGSHLSVLPKPESPTHLWHPSVELLARSALQSMAARQLIGVMLTGMGNDGAAAFAEICGDGGRTIAESESSCVVFGMPKDLIDRGGASVVLPASKIATQLRVWLEQ from the coding sequence ATGATTAAGCTTTTGATCATCGATGATTCCGCGTTGATGCGGCGTCAGCTCATGCAGGTGTTCGAGCAGGCGGGAGGTTTCGATATCTGCCTCGGGCGCAATGGACGGGAGGCTGTCGAACTCAATCGCAGCTTTGCGCCGGATGTGGTCACGCTCGATATCAACATGCCGGAAATGGATGGCCTCTCGGCATTGTCGCTGATGATGCTGGACCGGCCTGTTCCGGTGGTGATGGTGTCGTCGCTGACCGAGCAGGGCGCCCTGGCGACCTTTGAGGCCATGAACCTGGGAGCGGTCGATTACGTCGCCAAGCCCAGCGGCACCATTTCGCTGTCGCTCCATGAGATCGAGCAGGACTTGCTGGCCAAGGTCCGCGTGGCCGCCAAGGCCAGGATCAGGAGCCGTGCGCCTGCGCCTGAGCTGGCGCGCGCCAGGGAGCCTCTGGCTGCGCCCGTCGCAGAGGCGGCCAGACGCGGACGACCGGCCTCGGATGGCCTGGTCCTGATTGGCGTCTCCACCGGCGGGCCGAGCACGCTGGAGGAGATCCTGCCGGCATTGCCGGCCTCGTTTCCCTGGCCGATCCTGGTCGCCCAGCATATGCCAGCGGCCTTCACGCGCTCGTTCGCGGAGCGGATGGACAAGCTGTGCGCGCTCAACGTGCTGGAGGTGGCCGCGCCCACGGTAGTGCAAGGCGGCCATGTCTATATCGCCCGCGGCGGAGCGGACATGCTGGTCGCCAAGCGCGGCAGCCATCTGTCGGTCCTGCCCAAGCCGGAATCGCCTACGCATCTGTGGCATCCCTCGGTCGAGCTGCTGGCGCGGTCTGCCCTGCAGAGCATGGCGGCCAGGCAACTGATCGGCGTCATGCTCACCGGCATGGGCAACGATGGCGCCGCCGCCTTTGCCGAGATATGCGGCGACGGCGGACGCACCATCGCAGAGTCGGAGTCTTCGTGTGTGGTCTTTGGCATGCCGAAGGACCTGATTGACCGGGGCGGGGCCAGCGTGGTCCTGCCGGCATCAAAAATCGCCACCCAGCTGCGTGTCTGGCTGGAACAGTAA
- a CDS encoding HEAT repeat domain-containing protein, with the protein MALIKVTHSRLSAEPAADRECNVLMQELYSEEAAVRRAAARDLVACPQASEALLARLKIETLLSVRETIITTLIRLGDAAAAAGLIECLRSDDAALRNEAIEAMKQLPEEVAPLMEQLLDDVDADVRIFAVNVLESMRHPRVEEWLIEVIRSDPHVNVCSAALDVLSEVGTMRALEAIERVQARFADDPYIQFAANLTLARLRQE; encoded by the coding sequence ATGGCATTGATCAAGGTGACTCATTCCCGACTCTCTGCGGAGCCTGCCGCCGACCGTGAATGCAACGTCCTGATGCAGGAGCTGTACAGCGAAGAGGCCGCCGTGCGCCGCGCGGCCGCGCGCGATCTGGTCGCTTGTCCGCAGGCCTCCGAGGCATTGCTGGCGCGCCTGAAGATCGAAACGCTGTTGTCGGTGCGCGAGACCATCATCACCACGCTCATACGGCTGGGCGATGCGGCCGCCGCCGCCGGCCTGATCGAATGCCTGCGCAGCGACGACGCCGCCTTGCGCAACGAAGCCATCGAGGCCATGAAGCAGCTCCCCGAGGAAGTCGCGCCGCTGATGGAACAACTGCTGGACGATGTCGACGCCGACGTCAGGATCTTTGCCGTCAATGTGCTCGAGTCCATGCGCCATCCCAGGGTGGAAGAGTGGCTCATCGAGGTGATCCGGTCGGACCCGCACGTCAACGTCTGTTCGGCAGCGCTGGATGTGCTCAGCGAGGTGGGAACGATGCGGGCCCTTGAGGCAATAGAGCGCGTGCAGGCGCGTTTTGCCGATGACCCGTATATCCAGTTCGCCGCCAATCTCACGCTGGCGCGTCTGCGCCAGGAATAA